The sequence ATTTGACAGGCTACAAACAGATATTCTCAAGTGTGTCTCAGCTAAGTTGTCCTTTGGCGTGCATAGTTCAGTCTCTGGATGGACTTTAAGGTTGCGTCAAATAAGCTTTCCCTCCATGATCACTTGGAATGTTCCATTAtggagcatgtgtgtgtgggggggggggggagggtgaTGTTCGTTTAGTCGTCCTCTTCTCCATCTCCAGGTGGTCTGGTGATGCGGTGTCCACCCCTCTTCCCGGCAGGTCCCTTGGGCTTGGCGAAGGCCTGCTTGTGTGCATGCTGCTTGGGATGGACCTCCTCATACAGGAAATCACCAGTCAGCTCATCCCCATTGTCTATCTCCAGCTGTGGACAGTCAAACACATGACTAGTGAGGAGTTGGACTGTTAACAAAACCAGGGTTgatgtcaattcaggaagtaaattgaaattccaattccaaattgAACACTGAGGAAAATTGGAATAGGAGTGTCAATATACTTCATGAATTTAAATGTAATTATCCCCAAACCTACTGATACTTTCCCGAACTCTATGGAAGACCCTCTCCAAACAATCACAGGAAACACTTTTAAATGTTACTAACAACACTTTGTATTGGTTGTGTTACAATTGTAATAAAATAGCTTGGCCTTTCGGTCCTTACCTTCTTCAAAATGTCAATTTGCATGTTATTTTCAACCAAGTCCACCAGGGGATTTTTACAGCTAGAATAGAGCATCCTCTCTTTGATGCTACACTTGTACCCCGGCATGGAATAAATGAACACTGCAGAAGAGAAAACAACAATGGAAGATGTCCCTTCACAATCAGAGATATACAACTtggtgaaaaaataaataaatattaactTCAGTGAAATATGAAAGATTTAAGTCATGACTGCTTGGCGTCTTAAGTTGCTTCAAattctgttgtgtttctctgtggAAAAAAATGACGTAACAATTTTTTTTACCAGCGGACTCCAGGTAGTCTCCCTCGTGGGAATGTTTGTAGCGGAAGAAGTGATAGCGTGCCGACTCAGTGGGGATCCTCTTGGGCAGATCTTTCACCTCGGTCGGTTCAGTGTTAGACAACCTAATGAGCTCGTTGGGAAAGTCTATTTCCTATTGAAATGAAACTATTATGAATTAACCAGATATGACAGTTGGAAAATTACCCTCCAATAAAGTGTCATTTCAGTTTTGTGTGATTTATCGAATAGCTCTTTTGATAACCTGCTCATTATGACTTTAGAGAAAGAGGAGCGAGAACCAGGCAGTGCCAGCTCAAAGTGTCACAATTATGCCTTTGTCCCCAAATCTGATCTTGTGACACCAGCCCTTGAATTTCAATGAGGAGAGTTGACAATGACGCTTTGGTCAAAAAGAGAACCACATTGTACTGTTCAATAAAACTCCCGACTCCAAAAATTCCTTTGTCATTCTGAAAAGAATCCTGAATATAAAGAAGGAacagaacttgttctcaacggACTCACCTGGAAAAGCGACAGAGGGGGAGAAGGACTTACAAGTTGTACGTAGTTGACTCGTTTGTCCCTGAATCTTTCGAGCGCCTGGACAGCGTCTCCATGTATGGGGAAGGCCACTCCCTGCAGTGTCTGCTGCTTGGTGTCCACACTGATGTCAGTCTGCACCTGAACACACAGCACAGGGACAACTATTTACAGTTTTGTTCAATTgctttggtgcaattttcacaactcttaatacaaaactcaaaacagacaATCCAAAAAAGTAGTTTCAAAAACTCGACGCACGTTTTCAACACACAAAATCCTAGTCACTTTTTCACACAACTTAAAATCAGCGTTATCGATAAACACACGTTTCAC comes from Salmo trutta chromosome 7, fSalTru1.1, whole genome shotgun sequence and encodes:
- the LOC115196946 gene encoding twinfilin-1-like, whose protein sequence is MSHQTGIQAGNDVKDVFASARSGNQYRLLKIVIKDEQLALGVTRQASKTWDQEYDSLVLPLLEDHLPSYILYRLDSSNNQGYEWIFLAWSPDHSPVRHKMLYAATRATVKKEFGGGLIKDELFGTTKEDMSLRGYKKYLVAEAAPLPLTAAEEELRRIKLSEVQTDISVDTKQQTLQGVAFPIHGDAVQALERFRDKRVNYVQLEIDFPNELIRLSNTEPTEVKDLPKRIPTESARYHFFRYKHSHEGDYLESAVFIYSMPGYKCSIKERMLYSSCKNPLVDLVENNMQIDILKKLEIDNGDELTGDFLYEEVHPKQHAHKQAFAKPKGPAGKRGGHRITRPPGDGEEDD